A single region of the Acidimicrobiales bacterium genome encodes:
- the glyA gene encoding serine hydroxymethyltransferase has product MREDRERRGAVEDHELEQLLERELDRQQTTLQLIASENFASRAVMAATGSVLTNKYSEGYPHKRYYGGNRVVDDVEDLARERVKRVFAADHANVQPHSGASANDAAYMALLEPGDTVLAMRLDQGGHLTHGSPVNFSGQRYRFVAYGVTPARPDGSGERIDIDQVAELARAERPKLIVAGATAYPRTIDPEPFRAIADEVGARFLCDAAHPAGLIAAGVHPNPTPFADVVTFTTHKTLRGPRGGAILCRAELAADIDRAVFPGLQGGPLEHVIAAKAVAFNEAAQPSFRAYATQIVANSRALALALESEGFRLVSGGTDNHLVLVDLRSFDPELTGKLAQEVLDGAGITCNRNQIPGDPRSPFVTSGLRLGTPAMTTAGMTEPEMGEVAGLVGRALRARGDESALAAVADEVRVLCAKFRPYPHLAP; this is encoded by the coding sequence ATGAGAGAAGATCGAGAGAGGCGCGGCGCGGTCGAGGACCACGAGCTCGAGCAGCTGCTCGAGCGCGAGCTCGACCGACAGCAGACGACGCTCCAGCTCATCGCGTCGGAGAACTTCGCGTCCCGGGCGGTGATGGCGGCGACCGGTTCGGTCCTCACCAACAAGTACTCCGAGGGGTACCCGCACAAGCGGTACTACGGAGGAAATCGTGTCGTCGACGACGTCGAGGACCTCGCCCGCGAGCGGGTGAAGCGTGTGTTCGCCGCCGACCACGCCAACGTCCAGCCCCATTCGGGTGCCAGCGCCAACGACGCCGCCTACATGGCCCTGCTGGAGCCGGGCGACACCGTGCTAGCCATGCGGCTCGACCAGGGTGGCCACCTCACCCACGGGTCGCCGGTCAACTTCAGCGGTCAGCGCTACCGCTTCGTCGCCTACGGCGTGACGCCCGCTCGGCCGGACGGGTCGGGAGAGCGCATCGATATCGACCAGGTAGCCGAGCTGGCGCGGGCCGAGCGGCCGAAGCTCATCGTGGCCGGGGCCACCGCCTACCCACGAACCATCGATCCGGAGCCCTTCCGCGCCATCGCCGACGAGGTCGGCGCCCGGTTCCTCTGTGACGCCGCCCATCCCGCCGGGCTCATCGCTGCTGGTGTGCACCCGAACCCGACACCGTTCGCCGACGTCGTCACCTTCACCACCCACAAGACCCTGCGGGGTCCCCGGGGTGGGGCCATCCTGTGCCGGGCCGAGCTGGCGGCGGACATCGACCGGGCCGTCTTCCCGGGGCTGCAGGGCGGGCCCCTCGAGCACGTCATCGCGGCCAAGGCGGTCGCCTTCAACGAGGCCGCCCAGCCCTCGTTCCGCGCCTACGCCACCCAGATCGTCGCCAACTCCCGCGCCCTGGCCCTGGCCCTGGAGAGCGAAGGGTTCAGGTTGGTGTCCGGGGGTACGGACAACCACCTCGTGCTGGTGGACCTCCGTAGCTTCGATCCCGAGCTGACCGGCAAGCTCGCCCAGGAGGTCCTGGACGGCGCCGGGATCACCTGCAACCGCAACCAGATCCCCGGGGACCCCCGCTCGCCCTTCGTCACCAGCGGGCTGCGCCTGGGCACCCCGGCGATGACCACGGCCGGCATGACTGAGCCGGAGATGGGTGAGGTGGCTGGCCTGGTGGGCCGGGCGCTGCGGGCTCGGGGAGACGAGTCGGCCCTGGCGGCGGTGGCCGACGAGGTGAGGGTGCTGTGTGCCAAGTTCCGGCCCTACCCCCACTTGGCGCCCTAG